In Salvelinus fontinalis isolate EN_2023a unplaced genomic scaffold, ASM2944872v1 scaffold_0401, whole genome shotgun sequence, one genomic interval encodes:
- the LOC129845913 gene encoding transmembrane protein 222-like produces the protein MADEIDIMINYHGGFEKIDRKNSRYPYCIVWTPIPILSWLLPFIGHMGICTSAGVIRDFAGSYLVSEDNMAFGRPTKYWKLDVDKVCGTGSSAWDKAVHDASEEYKCRPHNLCCDNCHSHVALALNLMRYDNRTSWNMVNLCLQSLIHGKHVSCVSFLKTWLPFLMLTGALVTFILTLNLR, from the exons ATGGCGGACGAAATAGATATAATGATTAATTATCACGGGGGTTTCGAAAAAATAGACCGGAAAAACAGCCGTTATCCTTATTGTATCGTTTGGACACCTATTCCAATACTGTC GTGGTTGCTTCCCTTCATTGGTCACATGGGGATCTGTACTTCTGCAGGCGTGATAAGAGACTTCGCTGGATCGTACTTGGTGTCT GAAGATAATATGGCCTTTGGAAGACCAACAAA GTACTGGAAGCTTGATGTTGATAAGGTGTGTGGCACTGGCTCATCTGCCTGGGACAAGGCAGTGCACGATGCATCGGAGGAGTACAAATGCAGGCCG CACAACCTCTGCTGTGATAACTGCCACTCCCACGTGGCCCTGGCCCTTAACCTCATGCGTTACGACAACAGAACGTCCTGGAACATGGTCAACCTTTGCCTGCAGTCCCTTATCCATGGCAAGCATGTCAG CTGTGTGTCGTTCCTCAAGACCTGGCTGCCCTTCCTTATGTTGACTGGAGCCCTCGTCACCTTCATCCTAACGCTCAACCTGCGCTGA
- the LOC129845912 gene encoding trophoblast glycoprotein-like encodes MHNLVILVLFGALLCAPHQCLECPSGCQCFAGTRTVKCVSKDLRAIPQDIPGYTRNVIITGHNIFRIGSETFQELKNVTTIILSNNRITEVASHSFSTLSYLRSLDMSCNHLTLIHPEALNIPGSPLKELNLSRSLYNYTSLSDLTTALRWGGLGGLLSLDLSGNRLVFLPPGMFSHLPSLQHLFLGNNSLASVYNGTFFGLRRLELLDLTRNSFRAFRGDALGELERLGQAPRILLSHNPYVCTCEIQDFAVWLKSSWAQVGDAEALTCASPWEFQDRPLRELGVQVIGCHATSPPLVGIRDEVGDLSLQTSYVLLGLVLGFVGMVFLFVLYLNRQGIKKWVVETRDACHEVLEGYHHRYEIDTDPRREYLSKDVRVEEKPPTNGSFGQAYSDNHLSQLPTDTCLVQIPSDTQLKPGSISVDL; translated from the exons ATGCATAATTTGGTAATCCTTGTACTTTTTGGTGCGCTACTCTGTGCGCCCCACCAGTGCTTGGAGTGTCCATCAGGCTGCCAATGCTTTGCTGGCACGCGCACAGTGAAATGCGTTTCCAAGGACCTTCGCGCCATACCACAAGATATTCCAGGATATACAAGGAATGTGATCATCACAGGACACAATATATTCAGAATTGGATCAGAGACATTTCAAGAACTGAAAAATGTCACTACCATCATTTTGAGCAACAATAG GATCACAGAGGTTGCGTCCCACAGCTTCTCTACCCTTTCCTACCTGCGCTCCCTGGACATGAGCTGCAACCATCTGACTCTCATCCACCCTGAAGCCCTCAACATCCCAGGGAGTCCTCTAAAGGAGCTCAACCTTAGCCGTTCCCTCTATAACTACACCTCACTGAGTGATCTCACCACCGCACTGCGCTGGGGAGGCCTAGGAGGGTTGCTCAGCCTAGACCTCTCCGGGAACCGCCTGGTCTTCCTACCCCCAGGGATGTTCTCCCACCTCCCCAGCCTGCAGCACCTCTTCCTTGGTAACAACTCCCTAGCATCGGTCTACAACGGCACCTTCTTTGGCCTGCGCCGCCTGGAGCTGCTTGACTTGACCCGCAACTCTTTCAGGGCGTTCCGAGGTGATGCTCTGGGGGAGCTGGAAAGGCTGGGGCAAGCCCCCCGCATCCTGCTGAGCCACAACCCCTATGTCTGCACATGTGAGATCCAAGACTTTGCTGTGTGGCTTAAGAGCTCCTGGGCTCAGGTGGGGGATGCAGAGGCTCTGACCTGCGCCTCACCCTGGGAGTTTCAGGACAGGCCCCTGCGAGAGCTCGGGGTCCAGGTTATTGGATGCCATGCCACTTCACCACCTCTGGTCGGAATCAGAGACGAGGTGGGCGACCTCTCCCTGCAGACCTCCTACGTCCTCCTAGGTCTGGTGCTGGGCTTTGTGGGCATGGTCTTCCTCTTTGTGCTCTACCTCAACCGTCAAGGTATTAAAAAGTGGGTGGTGGAGACGCGAGATGCCTGCCATGAAGTGTTGGAGGGGTATCACCACCGCTATGAGATCGACACTGACCCCCGCCGGGAATACCTCTCAAAAGACGTCAGAGTCGAAGAGAAGCCACCGACAAACGGTAGTTTTGGACAGGCTTACTCAGATAACCACTTATCACAGCTACCCACTGACACCTGTTTAGTTCAGATCCCCTCAGACACACAGCTCAAACCAGGCTCCATCTCGGTGGATTTGTAA